One window of the Manihot esculenta cultivar AM560-2 chromosome 14, M.esculenta_v8, whole genome shotgun sequence genome contains the following:
- the LOC110631186 gene encoding cytochrome P450 71A1: protein METVALLQQWWQEFAKIVPFNPMLVSSLLLLSLVYLFRLSRTHKLKLPPSPPKLPIIGNLHQLGALPYRSLKKLSDKYGPLMLVHFGRVPTLVVSTAEIAHEITKNHDVAFADRPKTSAGDVLFFGCQNLAFCPYGEYWRQVKKVCVLELLSQKQVNYFEFVRREETAKLVETLRDACVEGSPIDLSEMLVTISNNIVSRSALGTVYDNESERQSSSGDLVRGAIDLVGSFSFKDSFPYLGWLDTLTGFTGKVKKASKELHGFLDQVIDEHQSSKSQDKAEDRKDIVDILLQLEKNGMLTVDFTRESMKAVLMDMFIGGTDTTATTMDWTMAELMKNPNIMKKAQEEVRRVAGNKSKVDESDLDQLTYLKCIVKETLRHHVSGMIPRQTTTSTKLDGYDIPPNTRVLINAWGIQRDPRLWEKPDDFIPERFIDNPADFKGQHKEYIPFGSGRRLCPGISYALKEVEYVLANLLFLFDWKLPDGQGHEDLDMSEVFYLVIRKKVPLMVVPTVH, encoded by the exons ATGGAAACCGTGGCTTTGTTGCAACAATGGTGGCAAGAGTTTGCCAAAATCGTTCCATTCAATCCTATGCTCGTTTCCTCTCTTCTCCTTTTATCCTTGGTTTATCTCTTTAGGCTAAGTAGAACTCACAAACTCAAATTACCTCCATCACCACCAAAGCTCCCAATCATTGGAAACCTTCACCAACTAGGTGCTCTCCCCTATCGCTCCCTCAAGAAACTCTCTGATAAATATGGCCCCCTTATGCTTGTGCATTTCGGCAGAGTTCCAACTCTTGTAGTTTCAACTGCAGAGATTGCTCATGAAATCACTAAAAATCATGACGTTGCTTTCGCGGATAGGCCAAAAACTAGCGCTGGAGACGTCCTGTTTTTCGGGTGCCAAAATCTCGCTTTTTGCCCCTATGGTGAATATTGGAGACAAGTGAAAAAGGTGTGCGTTCTTGAACTCTTGAGCCAGAAGCAGGTGAATTATTTTGAGTTTGTAAGAAGGGAGGAAACTGCTAAGCTAGTGGAGACGTTGCGCGATGCATGTGTTGAAGGATCTCCGATTGATCTGAGTGAGATGCTTGTTACAATCTCCAACAACATCGTATCAAGATCAGCTCTTGGTACAGTTTATGATAATGAAAGTGAGCGTCAGAGTAGTTCAGGGGATTTGGTTAGGGGAGCAATAGACCTTGTGGGAAGTTTCAGCTTTAAAGATTCTTTTCCCTATTTGGGGTGGCTTGACACTTTAACAGGCTTCACCGGAAAGGTAAAAAAAGCTTCCAAAGAATTGCAtggttttcttgatcaagtaaTTGATGAGCATCAATCATCAAAAAGCCAAGACAAAGCTGAAGATAGGAAAGATATTGTGGACATTCTTCTCCAGCTTGAAAAGAATGGCATGCTTACTGTAGACTTCACTCGTGAAAGCATGAAAGCTGTCCTAATG GACATGTTTATTGGAGGAACTGATACTACTGCAACAACCATGGATTGGACAATGGCAGAGCTGATGAAAAACCCAAACATAATGAAGAAAGCACAAGAAGAGGTAAGAAGAGTGGCCGGAAACAAATCGAAAGTAGATGAATCCGATCTTGATCAGTTGACCTACCTAAAATGCATTGTGAAAGAAACACTGAGGCACCATGTTTCGGGAATGATTCCACGACAAACAACTACAAGCACCAAGCTAGATGGGTATGATATTCCACCAAATACAAGAGTTTTAATCAATGCATGGGGAATTCAAAGGGATCCAAGATTATGGGAAAAGCCTGATGATTTTATCCCTGAGAGGTTTATTGACAACCCAGCAGATTTCAAGGGGCAACACAAAGAGTACATTCCCTTCGGTTCTGGAAGAAGGCTTTGCCCTGGAATATCATATGCACTCAAAGAAGTTGAATATGTGTTGGCTAATCTCCTCTTCTTGTTCGATTGGAAGTTACCTGATGGTCAAGGACACGAAGATCTCGACATGAGCGAAGTCTTTTATCTTGTGATTCGTAAGAAAGTACCTCTCATGGTTGTGCCGACTGTGCATTAA